One window from the genome of Moorena sp. SIOASIH encodes:
- a CDS encoding serine/threonine-protein kinase gives MNSITCMICEQINPSRASFCSRCGASLPPPSSSPLETNLDHTNLDHTLDHTNLDNKLETGSRLRDRYIIQRTLGQGGFGKTYLAKDTGRFNELVTLKELTPRNQGTHTLEKAEELFQREATMLHKLSSPQIPRFWEFFRDGKRLFLVQDYIEGKTYQTLLEERLSKGERFSEAEILQLFQQLLPVLSYLHQLGIIHRDIAPDNIIRRASDGVPVLIDLGGVKQIALEVNTPVTSGQNSAIYAGGTCLGKVGYAPDEQLRLGIAAPHSDLYALGVTALVLMTGKQPQELVDPYTLNWRTEEELTLSPEVNTILSRLLASQPSERFQSAQEVLDLIRTDDSDDSKLRETEMKGTVAVTPQSKSYPPPTPINNSGCKQVFDESVPVPAEIQGWNWGAFCLPGLWCVTNQVWIGLIAWTDLSLVTGFLAWPVMGIILGIKGNEWAWKSRRWKSIKAFKRHQRGWAITSFVITGMIVTLLLLLLLVFFIGITSLVPW, from the coding sequence ATGAATTCAATCACTTGTATGATATGTGAGCAAATCAATCCCAGTCGGGCAAGTTTTTGCTCTCGTTGTGGTGCCTCTCTACCTCCTCCCAGTAGCAGTCCCCTAGAGACTAATCTAGACCATACTAATCTAGACCATACATTAGACCATACTAATCTAGACAATAAATTAGAGACTGGAAGCCGATTACGCGATCGCTACATAATTCAACGTACCTTAGGACAAGGGGGATTTGGCAAAACCTACCTCGCCAAAGACACTGGACGCTTTAATGAACTAGTAACCCTAAAAGAGCTGACTCCAAGAAACCAGGGCACCCATACCCTAGAAAAAGCCGAAGAACTATTTCAACGGGAAGCAACCATGCTGCACAAGCTTTCATCCCCCCAAATTCCGAGATTCTGGGAATTTTTTCGGGATGGCAAACGGTTGTTTCTCGTCCAAGACTACATTGAAGGAAAAACCTATCAAACCTTACTCGAAGAACGACTAAGTAAAGGGGAACGCTTCAGCGAAGCCGAAATTCTCCAACTGTTTCAGCAATTGCTCCCGGTCTTAAGCTATCTACACCAATTAGGCATAATTCATAGGGATATTGCTCCAGACAATATTATCCGTCGTGCGTCCGATGGAGTGCCAGTATTAATTGACTTGGGTGGTGTCAAACAAATTGCTCTAGAAGTCAATACCCCCGTAACCAGTGGGCAAAACTCTGCCATCTACGCTGGTGGGACTTGCCTAGGTAAAGTTGGCTATGCACCTGATGAACAGCTACGCCTAGGGATTGCTGCTCCCCATAGTGACCTGTATGCTTTGGGAGTGACAGCACTAGTACTAATGACTGGTAAACAGCCCCAGGAACTGGTTGACCCTTATACCCTCAACTGGCGAACTGAAGAAGAACTAACCCTCTCGCCAGAGGTTAATACTATTTTATCTCGTTTGCTGGCATCCCAACCCTCTGAGCGATTCCAATCTGCTCAAGAGGTTCTAGACCTGATCCGAACCGATGATTCTGATGATTCTAAGCTTAGAGAAACAGAAATGAAGGGTACTGTAGCTGTAACTCCCCAGTCTAAATCCTACCCGCCACCTACTCCCATCAATAATTCTGGTTGCAAGCAAGTGTTTGACGAATCTGTGCCAGTGCCAGCAGAGATTCAAGGCTGGAACTGGGGTGCCTTTTGTCTACCAGGTTTGTGGTGTGTCACCAATCAAGTTTGGATTGGACTGATTGCCTGGACGGATCTATCCTTAGTGACTGGATTTCTGGCTTGGCCAGTGATGGGGATTATTCTGGGCATCAAGGGCAATGAGTGGGCATGGAAAAGTCGTCGTTGGAAGAGTATCAAAGCCTTTAAGCGCCATCAACGGGGTTGGGCGATCACATCCTTCGTCATTACTGGTATGATAGTTACCCTACTATTGTTGTTATTGTTAGTATTCTTTATTGGGATAACCTCCCTAGTGCCGTGGTGA
- a CDS encoding shikimate dehydrogenase, with the protein MRQITGTTKLLGVIGDPVEHSLSPLMHNQAIASLDVDYVYLPLPVKSADLKNAIAGFEAIGLVGFNITIPHKQSIIPLLSEISTVAQGVGAVNTVYRTDIGWIGTNTDIEGFITPLQGYNRDWTQTTVVILGCGGAARAVVVGCAELGCSEIHVLGRNQEKLGQFKQSWINSDLAITIHTHPWEQLPELLAQANLLVNATPVGMYPKVEQSPVDDLAMARLPENAIAYDLIYTPNPTQFLRQAKEQGAIAIDGLEMLVQQGAAAFKIWLGQTPPVDIMRHALQEKLGLLKS; encoded by the coding sequence ATGCGGCAAATAACAGGAACAACAAAGTTATTGGGTGTGATTGGTGATCCAGTGGAACATTCTTTATCACCACTGATGCATAACCAAGCGATCGCATCTTTGGATGTGGATTATGTCTACCTACCTTTACCGGTAAAATCAGCAGATTTGAAAAATGCGATCGCTGGTTTTGAGGCGATTGGTCTAGTCGGTTTCAATATCACTATTCCCCATAAACAGAGTATCATCCCCTTGTTGTCGGAAATTTCAACAGTGGCTCAAGGGGTGGGAGCAGTGAATACTGTTTATCGCACCGATATCGGTTGGATTGGTACGAATACCGATATCGAAGGGTTTATCACCCCGTTGCAAGGGTATAACCGGGATTGGACTCAAACTACTGTAGTGATTTTGGGGTGTGGTGGTGCAGCACGAGCTGTAGTAGTGGGTTGTGCTGAACTCGGTTGTAGTGAGATTCATGTGCTTGGTCGCAATCAGGAAAAGTTAGGTCAATTTAAGCAAAGCTGGATTAATTCTGACCTTGCTATTACTATTCATACTCATCCTTGGGAACAACTACCGGAACTCCTGGCCCAAGCCAATTTGTTGGTTAATGCTACTCCTGTGGGAATGTATCCCAAGGTCGAGCAATCTCCTGTTGATGACCTAGCCATGGCCAGGTTGCCGGAAAATGCGATCGCTTATGACTTGATTTATACTCCTAATCCCACTCAGTTTTTACGACAAGCCAAGGAACAGGGCGCGATCGCCATCGATGGATTGGAAATGCTGGTGCAACAGGGAGCAGCAGCATTTAAAATTTGGTTAGGACAAACTCCGCCAGTGGATATTATGCGTCACGCTCTCCAGGAGAAATTGGGCTTGTTGAAAAGTTAG
- a CDS encoding filamentous hemagglutinin N-terminal domain-containing protein: MAWGFYAPVLAEIIPDGTLGNEASRVTPNVEVKGALADLIEGGATRGANLFHSLAEFNVGELQRVYFANPSGIQTILTRVTGGNISNILGTLGVDGPANLFLLNPNGIVFGHKARLDVAGSFVASTANSLVFGDGQEFSATSPEAPPLLTINITPGLQYGKYDPRTRITNAGNLAVGQDLTLAAGNLDLQGQLDAGRNLTLFGEDTVTIRDSVAQPFRASAGGLLLIQGNQSIDIAAHNHTDSGLFAGQDLRLRSHNPVAGDAHYTAGGSVSIEQLDGLPGNLFSPHDPIILANGDVSLGNYTGASLHILAGGSVTVGDIEINSTDTADNAISPDNSNPFLASLANVTLSDQARTSVVIDGSNKPTLDIRAGIDWTLLGGFPGNTDTGNLAPNVVTGATSADITIGDISIQAPNGLVLLTNQYQPNGSNPSNKLEIGTLRTDDDFGGFVGNSGEVIIDYRGGIEISERIDASSASGKPGDITVITNDELSLDGSFIISNTFGTEKGGDITIDTGSLFATNGAQIETSTFGEADAGKITIVADETVTFEGNSENGEATGIFNNIEQDATGNSGGISITTGSLFMNDASLQSRIKGQGNGGDVTIIAEDQVLVDKNKDSIVTQADPDAIGNAGDISIDAESVTITNAARLVADTKAKGNAGNITIKARDTVTIDGIASNANIASGLRSRVGPNRDSSNKPQAEGEGGDITIEAKSVFMTNGGQISAEIYDIGKAGNISIIAEDEVIIDGGARNENGNSLATIIFTRVRPKAVGNAGKVLIKGGSVSLTNGALIISETDGKGNGGDVEIIARDRVLFDGINDLFPVNSGIVSDIQRDGEGNGGEIRITVTEGSLAITEGARLASGTQGKGDGGDVIITVRDQFLIDGVDINDRPSRILTGVDPRSTGGNAGGIEINANSISVTDGATLGANTNGNGGAGNIILTTNTLTVDDGVIASAAEEKATGQGGQIKIDTDSLKVEDGGIITVRSEKGVAGNLDITANSLLLNNGTLLAETQLSGGEDRANITLNVSDSIVMLNESLISAEASDQAMGGNITIDTDVLIAFPPTGPNGSDIIAKAAQGQGGEITIDAEDVRLIEERRAIPGNGTNDIDASSDSGPQGIVTINTGNLDPSRGLNQLPINLTDPSSLIVASCPRSGKISVDELGEFIVTGRGGIPASPFDPIIGQSIIADWVTLDDQTLTEIDNNQSKTPSTEQNSQPKRIVEAQGWMIGPDGTIILTSFPTDTTSPPKPWYHYFSCQNL; the protein is encoded by the coding sequence TTGGCTTGGGGTTTTTATGCTCCAGTTTTAGCTGAGATTATCCCCGATGGAACCTTGGGAAATGAAGCGTCAAGGGTAACTCCTAATGTAGAGGTCAAGGGGGCGCTGGCAGATTTAATTGAAGGGGGAGCAACTCGTGGGGCGAATTTGTTCCATAGTTTGGCTGAATTTAATGTAGGAGAACTGCAACGGGTTTATTTTGCTAATCCCTCTGGGATCCAGACGATTCTAACACGGGTGACTGGCGGGAATATATCCAATATTCTAGGCACTTTGGGAGTAGATGGACCAGCAAATCTGTTTTTGCTCAATCCCAATGGTATTGTGTTTGGACACAAGGCCAGATTAGATGTAGCTGGTTCCTTTGTAGCGTCTACTGCCAATAGTTTGGTATTTGGTGATGGGCAGGAGTTTAGTGCCACATCACCAGAAGCCCCGCCACTGTTAACGATTAATATCACCCCAGGATTGCAGTATGGCAAATATGACCCGAGGACCAGAATTACAAATGCTGGGAATTTAGCAGTAGGACAAGATTTAACTCTAGCCGCTGGCAATCTGGATTTACAAGGTCAACTGGATGCTGGTAGGAATTTGACTCTGTTCGGAGAAGATACGGTCACGATTAGGGATAGTGTAGCGCAACCCTTTAGGGCGTCAGCAGGTGGCTTGCTCCTAATTCAGGGGAATCAGTCAATTGATATTGCAGCCCATAACCATACCGATAGTGGTTTATTTGCTGGTCAGGATTTACGGTTGCGTTCGCATAATCCGGTAGCAGGGGATGCTCACTATACCGCTGGCGGAAGTGTCAGCATCGAGCAGTTGGATGGGTTACCCGGAAATTTATTCAGTCCCCACGATCCAATTATTCTGGCCAATGGGGATGTCAGTTTAGGAAACTATACCGGAGCATCACTCCATATTTTGGCAGGAGGGAGTGTTACCGTTGGTGACATTGAGATTAACTCTACCGATACAGCGGATAATGCCATTAGCCCTGATAACTCCAATCCGTTCTTAGCTAGTCTGGCCAATGTTACCTTGTCGGACCAAGCTCGAACTTCTGTAGTAATTGATGGTAGTAACAAACCTACCCTAGATATCCGTGCTGGCATAGATTGGACATTACTGGGAGGTTTTCCAGGAAATACCGATACTGGAAACCTTGCCCCTAATGTGGTTACTGGTGCAACTAGTGCAGATATTACGATTGGTGACATCTCGATTCAAGCACCGAATGGACTGGTATTGTTAACGAATCAGTATCAACCCAACGGCTCTAATCCTAGTAACAAGCTGGAGATTGGAACACTCCGCACTGATGACGATTTCGGTGGGTTTGTGGGAAATAGTGGTGAGGTGATTATTGATTATCGAGGTGGGATTGAAATAAGCGAACGCATTGATGCCTCTTCCGCTTCTGGAAAACCAGGGGATATTACTGTGATTACAAACGATGAACTATCCCTTGACGGAAGTTTTATTATTAGCAATACCTTCGGCACAGAAAAGGGTGGGGATATCACTATCGATACTGGCTCACTCTTTGCCACAAACGGTGCTCAGATCGAAACGAGTACCTTTGGTGAAGCAGATGCCGGGAAAATTACCATTGTTGCTGATGAGACAGTCACCTTTGAAGGAAATTCGGAAAATGGTGAGGCTACTGGCATTTTCAACAACATAGAACAAGACGCTACCGGTAATAGTGGTGGTATTTCCATTACCACAGGCTCTTTGTTTATGAATGATGCTTCCTTGCAGTCGAGGATCAAAGGACAGGGAAATGGTGGAGATGTAACAATTATTGCTGAGGATCAAGTTCTCGTTGACAAGAACAAAGACTCGATTGTCACCCAAGCGGATCCTGATGCAATTGGCAACGCAGGAGATATATCGATTGACGCCGAATCAGTGACTATCACAAATGCTGCTAGACTCGTAGCTGACACAAAGGCAAAAGGAAATGCCGGTAATATAACTATAAAAGCTCGCGATACAGTTACGATTGACGGGATAGCAAGTAATGCTAACATAGCCAGCGGTCTGCGGTCTCGGGTCGGTCCGAATAGAGATTCTAGTAACAAACCACAAGCTGAAGGTGAGGGTGGTGACATTACCATAGAGGCCAAGTCAGTTTTTATGACCAATGGCGGTCAAATAAGTGCTGAAATATATGACATAGGAAAGGCTGGCAATATATCAATTATTGCTGAGGATGAAGTTATTATTGATGGCGGTGCTAGGAATGAAAACGGTAATTCATTGGCAACTATTATCTTCACTCGAGTTAGACCTAAAGCAGTGGGCAACGCTGGCAAGGTATTGATTAAAGGTGGGTCAGTTTCGTTGACTAACGGTGCTCTGATAATTTCCGAAACCGATGGCAAAGGAAACGGGGGTGATGTGGAAATCATAGCTCGCGATCGCGTTTTATTTGACGGAATCAACGACCTGTTTCCAGTAAATAGTGGTATAGTTAGTGATATTCAACGCGATGGGGAGGGGAATGGTGGCGAGATCAGGATCACAGTTACAGAAGGTTCATTGGCCATTACTGAAGGTGCCAGGTTAGCCTCTGGTACTCAAGGCAAGGGGGATGGTGGGGATGTGATCATTACGGTTCGTGATCAGTTTTTAATAGACGGAGTGGACATTAATGACAGACCTAGTCGGATCTTGACTGGTGTCGATCCTAGGTCAACAGGGGGCAACGCTGGTGGGATTGAAATTAACGCTAACTCCATTTCAGTGACTGATGGTGCGACGCTAGGTGCTAACACGAACGGCAATGGCGGAGCTGGAAATATTATATTAACTACCAATACACTAACTGTTGATGATGGAGTCATTGCCAGCGCTGCAGAAGAGAAAGCTACTGGTCAAGGCGGTCAAATCAAAATCGATACTGATTCCCTGAAGGTTGAAGATGGAGGAATAATAACAGTCAGAAGTGAGAAAGGGGTAGCAGGTAATCTGGACATTACGGCTAATTCCCTGTTGCTTAACAACGGAACACTTTTAGCTGAAACTCAACTGAGCGGAGGCGAAGATAGAGCGAATATCACACTAAACGTATCAGACTCAATAGTGATGCTTAACGAAAGCCTAATCTCCGCAGAGGCTTCCGATCAAGCTATGGGTGGCAACATTACTATTGATACCGATGTTTTAATTGCCTTTCCCCCAACTGGTCCTAATGGTAGCGATATCATTGCCAAAGCTGCACAGGGTCAAGGTGGTGAGATCACCATTGATGCCGAAGATGTCCGTTTGATTGAGGAGCGCAGAGCCATCCCAGGCAATGGCACTAATGATATAGATGCCAGTTCTGACTCTGGTCCACAAGGAATAGTGACCATCAACACCGGCAATCTTGACCCTTCTCGGGGATTAAATCAACTACCAATTAATTTAACTGACCCATCATCGCTCATTGTTGCTAGCTGCCCGAGAAGTGGGAAAATCTCCGTAGATGAACTTGGTGAATTTATTGTTACTGGACGCGGTGGCATTCCGGCTAGTCCCTTCGACCCGATTATCGGTCAATCCATCATTGCTGATTGGGTGACTCTAGATGATCAAACCCTTACTGAAATTGATAACAATCAAAGTAAAACTCCATCGACCGAACAGAATTCTCAGCCAAAACGGATTGTGGAAGCTCAAGGCTGGATGATTGGTCCCGATGGTACAATCATTCTCACCTCTTTCCCTACCGATACCACTAGTCCACCCAAGCCTTGGTATCACTATTTTTCTTGCCAGAATTTATAG
- the aroC gene encoding chorismate synthase, whose amino-acid sequence MGNTFGHLFRITTFGESHGGGVGVVIDGCPPQLEISAAEIQVDLDRRRPGQSKITTPRKETDTCEIVSGVFQGKTLGTPIMIMVRNKDTRPQDYSEMQKTYRPSHADATYDAKYGIRNWQGGGRSSARETIGRVAAGAIAKKILQQAAGVEIIGYVKRIKTLEGIVDSNTVTQDQVESNIVRCPDSECAQRMIELIEETGRSGDSVGGVVECVARHIPKGLGEPVFDKLEADLAKGVMSLPASKGFEIGSGFGGTLLTGSEHNDPFYTDETGAVRTVTNRSGGVQGGISNGETIIIRVAFKPTATIRKEQRTVTSTGEETILAAKGRHDPCVLPRAVPMVEAMVALVLCDHLLRHQGQCGTLKH is encoded by the coding sequence ATGGGCAATACCTTTGGACATCTGTTTCGGATCACTACATTCGGAGAATCCCACGGGGGTGGGGTTGGGGTAGTCATTGATGGCTGTCCACCGCAACTGGAAATTTCTGCGGCAGAAATTCAGGTAGATTTAGACCGCAGGCGTCCAGGTCAGAGTAAGATTACTACTCCTCGTAAAGAAACCGATACCTGTGAAATTGTTTCGGGAGTATTTCAGGGCAAAACCCTAGGCACACCGATTATGATTATGGTGCGCAATAAAGACACTAGGCCCCAAGACTATAGCGAGATGCAAAAGACGTATCGGCCTTCCCATGCTGATGCTACCTATGATGCCAAGTATGGCATTCGGAACTGGCAGGGGGGAGGACGTTCTTCAGCCAGGGAAACCATCGGGCGAGTGGCAGCGGGTGCGATCGCAAAAAAAATTCTCCAGCAAGCTGCTGGTGTAGAAATCATTGGCTACGTCAAGCGTATCAAAACCTTAGAAGGTATCGTAGACTCCAACACCGTCACTCAAGACCAGGTAGAAAGTAATATTGTTCGTTGCCCTGATTCAGAATGTGCTCAACGGATGATTGAACTGATTGAGGAAACTGGACGTAGCGGTGATTCCGTTGGGGGTGTAGTAGAATGTGTGGCTCGCCATATACCCAAAGGCTTGGGAGAGCCAGTCTTTGATAAGCTAGAAGCCGATTTAGCCAAAGGGGTGATGTCCCTACCAGCTAGTAAAGGCTTCGAGATTGGCTCTGGTTTTGGGGGCACTCTACTTACCGGCAGTGAGCATAATGATCCATTTTACACAGACGAAACCGGTGCAGTGCGCACGGTTACCAATCGCTCCGGTGGGGTTCAAGGTGGCATTAGTAACGGCGAGACTATTATTATTAGAGTAGCGTTTAAACCCACTGCTACCATCCGCAAAGAACAACGTACTGTCACCAGTACTGGTGAAGAAACCATTCTAGCTGCTAAAGGACGTCACGACCCTTGTGTTTTACCCAGGGCCGTACCTATGGTAGAAGCAATGGTTGCTTTAGTATTGTGCGATCACCTGTTGCGTCATCAGGGTCAGTGCGGTACTTTGAAGCATTAA
- a CDS encoding MBL fold metallo-hydrolase gives MKTSTSSEFLVKFWGVRGSIPSPGRDTIQYGGNTSCVEMQVAGLRLIFDGGTGLRLLGKSLKQQLPIEAYWFFTHYHWDHIQGVPFFIPAFVEGNILHIYGAAPPGECMEQHFKERVLHLNAPVPTNKVKADLKYYDLELGHNTIDLKDITIETAPLNHPNGAIGYRVTWQGHSVCYCTDTEHFPNRLDQNVVYLARDADLLIYDAMYTDEEYHNPKSPKIGWGHSTWQEGVKLAKAAGVKKLAIFHHEPNHCDDFLDKLAVEVKEVFDGAFIVKEGMIVTVK, from the coding sequence ATGAAGACAAGCACTTCCTCCGAGTTTTTGGTTAAATTTTGGGGAGTCCGAGGCAGTATACCTAGCCCTGGACGGGACACAATTCAATATGGCGGCAATACGTCTTGTGTAGAGATGCAAGTGGCTGGGTTACGTCTAATTTTTGATGGCGGTACTGGCTTGCGGTTGTTGGGAAAAAGCCTTAAGCAGCAGTTACCCATTGAAGCTTATTGGTTTTTTACTCACTACCACTGGGATCATATTCAAGGCGTGCCATTTTTCATTCCAGCCTTTGTGGAAGGGAACATTTTACATATTTATGGCGCAGCTCCCCCCGGGGAGTGCATGGAGCAACACTTCAAAGAGCGGGTGTTACACTTGAATGCTCCAGTTCCTACTAACAAAGTAAAGGCAGATTTGAAGTACTATGACTTAGAACTAGGTCACAACACTATTGACCTAAAAGATATTACCATAGAAACTGCTCCTTTGAATCATCCTAATGGTGCTATAGGCTATCGCGTAACCTGGCAAGGGCATTCCGTGTGCTACTGCACCGATACAGAACATTTTCCCAACCGCCTTGATCAAAATGTGGTGTATCTAGCCCGTGATGCTGATCTATTAATATACGATGCTATGTATACCGATGAAGAATACCACAACCCCAAATCTCCTAAGATAGGTTGGGGCCATTCCACCTGGCAGGAAGGGGTGAAGCTGGCAAAAGCTGCTGGTGTTAAGAAACTGGCTATCTTTCACCATGAACCCAATCACTGTGATGATTTTCTCGACAAGCTGGCAGTGGAAGTCAAAGAAGTGTTTGATGGCGCGTTTATAGTCAAAGAAGGGATGATTGTTACGGTCAAGTAA
- a CDS encoding transposase — MIRWLDMLLAQYNYLLRDRRETYEQVKAPKMGNYCNIRSQGEVCPLTCSVSKSSSVGYPWKKSQNNPRRSPYEIQSSTLPVLKKQRPWYKQIHSTVLQQMLRQLDVAFAKFFKGESKYPKPKRRSRFRSFKYSPGQGKIDENKIYLPGIGWMGFHNSRSIPDGFAMKSVTVRRKSRGWFVSVQIENKSVPLPPTKKTSEIRPDRVKGCDLGVRKLVSVSDGKTIQNPSNSKKYKRQARRLTLRQRAASRKKKGSSNRKKSFCLVASLHEKITNKRSACHWEVAKELTTGSDAIVFEDLNIKGMKSRCKPKPNDKGGYDRNGQSAKRGLNRVISDAAWGELIKKVEVMAGKSGIPVIKVNPRHTSQQCPRCHHISADNRKGEKFVCTECGYHDDADVNGAVNIRTRGLKKLGIDSTQLPWP, encoded by the coding sequence ATGATTAGATGGTTGGATATGCTTTTGGCGCAGTACAACTACTTATTAAGAGACAGAAGGGAGACTTACGAACAAGTCAAAGCCCCAAAAATGGGAAACTACTGTAATATCAGAAGCCAAGGAGAGGTTTGTCCGCTGACGTGCTCTGTCAGTAAATCCAGTTCTGTTGGTTATCCATGGAAAAAAAGCCAAAATAATCCTAGACGTAGCCCTTATGAAATCCAGAGTTCAACTCTTCCTGTGTTAAAAAAGCAGCGGCCTTGGTACAAACAAATCCATTCAACCGTCCTACAGCAGATGTTGAGACAGTTAGACGTGGCTTTTGCTAAGTTTTTTAAAGGAGAATCTAAATACCCAAAACCCAAAAGACGCTCTCGTTTTCGGAGTTTTAAATACTCCCCGGGTCAGGGAAAAATAGACGAGAATAAAATTTACCTGCCTGGAATTGGCTGGATGGGCTTTCATAACTCTCGTTCCATCCCGGACGGGTTTGCCATGAAATCAGTGACCGTCCGTCGGAAGTCACGAGGTTGGTTTGTTAGTGTCCAGATAGAAAACAAGTCTGTCCCTCTACCTCCAACAAAAAAGACAAGTGAAATTAGACCCGATCGAGTCAAAGGATGCGACTTAGGTGTTAGAAAACTAGTCAGTGTTAGTGACGGAAAAACAATCCAAAATCCTAGCAATAGCAAGAAATATAAACGTCAAGCTAGACGCTTAACATTGAGACAACGAGCCGCTAGCCGCAAAAAGAAAGGGTCGAGTAATCGTAAAAAATCCTTCTGCTTAGTTGCTTCGTTACACGAGAAGATAACTAATAAGCGTTCTGCGTGCCATTGGGAAGTAGCAAAAGAACTTACAACAGGATCGGATGCCATTGTTTTTGAAGATTTGAACATCAAAGGTATGAAGTCCCGTTGCAAGCCTAAACCCAACGACAAGGGTGGTTACGACCGCAACGGACAATCAGCCAAAAGAGGTCTTAATCGTGTAATTTCTGACGCTGCTTGGGGGGAATTGATCAAGAAAGTAGAAGTCATGGCTGGGAAGTCAGGCATACCTGTGATCAAAGTAAATCCCCGGCATACATCTCAGCAGTGCCCAAGATGTCATCACATTAGTGCAGATAACAGAAAAGGAGAAAAGTTTGTTTGCACCGAATGTGGTTACCATGACGATGCTGACGTAAATGGGGCTGTAAATATCAGGACAAGGGGTCTAAAAAAACTGGGAATTGACTCCACTCAGCTACCCTGGCCATAG
- a CDS encoding transposase — MITQIPKGYQEWFRVVMRKMPHLSKSQAVGLAMGRFFGIAITQSCGLSTVAVFLAEIQHRSENNVREQLRQWYKEKSHKYGRKRQEIEVSESFAFLLLWILSWWSSDQKSLVLAADASTLGKRFTVLVISVVYRGCGIPVAWKIVGATEKGSWQPYWHQLLNQVKQGIPDDWFVIVTTDRGLYAKWFYQGIVANGWHPLMRINAQGYYQPSQVLGDQPPSKLPLSGLITEVGQHWSGRVRCFRSNCVDCTLLARWDHGYADPWLMLTDLSPQQAQIYWYSMRSWIECLFKDIKRGGFGWHHTKMTDPKRAERQW, encoded by the coding sequence ATGATCACACAGATTCCGAAAGGGTATCAAGAATGGTTCAGAGTAGTGATGAGGAAGATGCCTCATCTGAGCAAATCTCAGGCAGTGGGATTAGCAATGGGTCGCTTTTTTGGTATTGCCATCACTCAAAGTTGTGGATTATCAACAGTAGCCGTATTTTTAGCAGAAATCCAACATCGATCAGAAAACAATGTCAGAGAGCAGTTAAGGCAATGGTACAAGGAAAAAAGTCACAAATATGGCAGAAAGCGACAAGAAATAGAAGTCAGTGAAAGCTTTGCCTTCTTATTGTTGTGGATATTAAGTTGGTGGTCATCCGATCAAAAAAGCCTGGTGCTGGCTGCAGATGCATCCACATTGGGTAAGCGTTTTACAGTCTTGGTAATTAGTGTGGTCTACCGTGGCTGTGGAATACCTGTAGCTTGGAAAATTGTGGGTGCAACCGAAAAAGGGAGTTGGCAACCTTACTGGCATCAGCTGTTAAATCAGGTCAAACAGGGGATCCCGGATGATTGGTTTGTGATAGTCACCACAGACCGAGGGTTGTATGCTAAATGGTTTTATCAAGGGATTGTGGCTAATGGCTGGCATCCTTTGATGCGGATTAATGCTCAAGGATATTACCAACCATCCCAGGTTTTGGGTGACCAACCCCCATCGAAATTACCTCTGTCTGGGCTAATCACTGAGGTTGGTCAGCATTGGAGTGGTCGAGTCAGATGTTTCCGAAGCAACTGTGTCGATTGCACTCTCTTAGCTCGCTGGGATCACGGTTATGCTGACCCTTGGTTAATGTTAACGGATTTGAGTCCACAACAGGCTCAAATCTACTGGTATAGTATGCGTAGCTGGATTGAATGCTTGTTCAAAGACATTAAGCGTGGTGGTTTTGGTTGGCATCACACCAAAATGACTGACCCCAAACGTGCCGAAAGACAATGGTAA